A region of Streptomyces deccanensis DNA encodes the following proteins:
- a CDS encoding DNA polymerase III subunit delta', which produces MAVWDDLVGQERLSAQLDAAARDADRIVTAAEQGIAPPEASKMTHAWLFTGPPGSGRVTAARAFAAALQCVSPDRALGGSPGCGFCDGCHTALVGTHADVSTVAAVGTQILADDMRDTVRKSFTSPANGRWQVILVEDAERLNEKSANAVLKAVEEPAPRTVWMLCAPSLEDVLPTIRSRCRHVALLTPSVDAVADMLVRREGIEPEAAATAARATQGHIERARRLATDPRARERRAAVLKLPLRVEDIGGCLKAAQELVDAASEESKQLAEEVDTKETEELKAALGAVQGGRMPRGTAGVMKDLEDKQKRRRTRAQRDSLDLALTELTGFYRDVLAIQLGSRVALANVEVRDSLERLARGGTPEATLRRIDAIAACREALDRNVAPLLAVEAMTMALRAG; this is translated from the coding sequence ATGGCTGTGTGGGACGACCTGGTGGGGCAGGAGCGGCTGAGTGCGCAGCTGGACGCGGCCGCCCGGGACGCGGACAGGATCGTCACGGCGGCGGAGCAGGGGATCGCGCCTCCGGAGGCGTCGAAGATGACGCACGCGTGGCTGTTCACGGGGCCGCCCGGGTCGGGGCGGGTGACGGCGGCGCGGGCGTTCGCGGCGGCGTTGCAGTGTGTGAGTCCGGACCGGGCGCTCGGGGGGAGCCCGGGATGCGGGTTCTGTGACGGGTGTCATACGGCGCTGGTGGGGACGCACGCGGATGTGAGCACCGTGGCGGCGGTGGGCACGCAGATCCTGGCCGACGACATGCGGGACACGGTGCGCAAGTCGTTCACGTCGCCGGCGAACGGGCGCTGGCAGGTGATCCTGGTCGAGGACGCCGAGCGGCTGAACGAGAAGTCGGCCAACGCCGTGCTGAAGGCCGTCGAGGAGCCCGCCCCCCGGACGGTGTGGATGCTGTGCGCGCCGTCCTTGGAGGACGTGCTGCCGACGATCCGGTCGCGGTGCCGGCATGTCGCGCTGCTCACCCCGTCGGTGGACGCGGTGGCGGACATGCTCGTACGGCGGGAGGGCATCGAGCCGGAGGCCGCCGCGACGGCCGCGCGGGCGACCCAGGGGCACATCGAGCGGGCCCGGCGGCTGGCCACCGATCCGCGGGCCCGGGAGCGGCGGGCCGCCGTGCTGAAGCTGCCGTTGCGGGTCGAGGACATCGGAGGGTGTCTGAAGGCGGCGCAGGAGTTGGTGGACGCGGCTTCGGAGGAGTCGAAGCAGCTGGCCGAAGAGGTCGACACCAAGGAGACCGAGGAGCTGAAGGCGGCGCTGGGCGCGGTGCAGGGCGGGCGTATGCCGCGCGGTACGGCGGGCGTGATGAAGGACTTGGAGGACAAGCAGAAGCGTCGGCGTACGCGGGCGCAGCGGGACAGCCTGGACCTCGCGCTGACCGAACTCACCGGGTTCTACAGGGATGTGCTGGCCATCCAGTTGGGGTCGCGGGTCGCGCTCGCCAATGTCGAGGTGCGGGACAGTCTGGAGCGGCTGGCGCGGGGAGGCACGCCCGAGGCGACGTTGCGGCGCATCGACGCGATCGCGGCGTGCAGAGAGGCGTTGGACCGCAATGTGGCGCCCCTGCTGGCCGTGGAGGCGATGACGATGGCCTTGCGCGCCGGGTGA
- a CDS encoding alpha/beta hydrolase, producing MHTRRTSRPNRSPRVGGALLAAAALLVAGCSSGHSSAAATRADGGPALGPLPRATPSALAPYYEQKLSWRGCETPGFQCATMKAPLDYAKPGEGDIELAVSRRKATGPGKRLGSLLVNPGGPGGSAVGYVQRYAGIGYPAKVRARYDMVAVDPRGVAGSEPVECLTGRQMDTYTQTDLTPDDTAERGRLVAAYKRFAEGCGERAPKLLRHVSTVEAARDMDILRAVLGDEKLTYVGASYGTFLGATYAGLFPERVGRLVLDGALDPSLPARRLNQEQTAGFETAFQAFARDCVRRKDCVLGRTPAQVAENLSGLFERLDARPLATGDADGRRLGESLATTGVIAAMYDEGAWPQLRQALTEAVEKNDGAGLLALSDSYFERAPDGTYSNLMYANAAVNCLDLPAAYDTPEAVERALPEFEKASPVFGRALAWASLNCAYWPVGPTGGPHRIEAKGAAPIVVVGTTRDPATPYRWAQSLASQLSSARLLTYDGDGHTAYGRGSACIDSAINTYLLRGTPPTDGKRCSAS from the coding sequence ATGCACACCAGGCGTACTTCCCGGCCGAACCGGTCCCCGCGGGTCGGCGGCGCGTTGCTCGCGGCCGCCGCGCTGCTCGTCGCGGGCTGTTCCTCCGGTCACTCCAGTGCGGCGGCCACGAGGGCCGACGGGGGGCCCGCTCTCGGCCCGCTGCCCCGTGCGACTCCGTCGGCGCTGGCCCCGTACTACGAGCAGAAGCTGAGCTGGCGGGGCTGCGAGACCCCCGGTTTCCAGTGCGCCACGATGAAGGCGCCGCTCGACTACGCGAAGCCGGGCGAGGGCGACATCGAGCTGGCCGTCTCGCGGCGGAAGGCGACCGGCCCGGGGAAGCGGCTCGGCTCGCTGCTGGTCAATCCGGGCGGGCCCGGCGGCTCGGCGGTCGGCTACGTGCAGCGGTACGCGGGCATCGGCTACCCGGCCAAGGTGCGGGCGCGGTACGACATGGTGGCCGTCGACCCGAGGGGCGTGGCGGGCAGCGAACCGGTCGAATGTCTCACCGGGCGCCAGATGGACACGTACACGCAGACGGATCTCACCCCGGACGACACGGCGGAGAGGGGTCGGCTGGTCGCCGCGTACAAGCGGTTCGCGGAGGGGTGCGGGGAGCGGGCGCCGAAGCTGCTGCGGCACGTCTCCACGGTCGAGGCCGCCCGGGACATGGACATCCTGCGGGCCGTGCTGGGCGACGAGAAGCTGACGTACGTGGGTGCCTCGTACGGGACGTTCCTGGGCGCGACGTACGCGGGGCTGTTCCCGGAGCGGGTGGGCCGGCTGGTGCTGGACGGCGCGCTGGACCCGTCGCTGCCGGCCCGTCGGCTCAACCAGGAGCAGACGGCGGGCTTCGAGACCGCGTTCCAGGCCTTCGCCAGGGACTGCGTGCGGCGGAAGGACTGCGTACTGGGGCGTACGCCGGCGCAGGTGGCCGAGAACCTGAGCGGGCTCTTCGAACGGCTGGACGCCCGGCCGCTCGCGACCGGTGACGCGGACGGGCGGCGGCTCGGCGAGTCCCTCGCGACGACGGGCGTGATCGCCGCGATGTACGACGAGGGGGCCTGGCCGCAGCTGCGCCAGGCGCTCACCGAGGCGGTCGAGAAGAACGACGGTGCCGGTCTGCTCGCCCTCTCGGACAGCTACTTCGAACGGGCGCCCGACGGCACCTACTCCAACCTGATGTACGCCAACGCCGCCGTGAACTGCCTGGACCTCCCGGCCGCCTACGACACTCCGGAGGCGGTGGAACGGGCTCTGCCCGAGTTCGAGAAGGCCTCACCGGTCTTCGGCCGGGCGCTCGCGTGGGCCTCCCTGAACTGCGCGTACTGGCCGGTGGGGCCGACGGGCGGGCCGCACCGCATCGAGGCGAAGGGCGCCGCCCCGATCGTCGTCGTCGGCACCACCCGTGACCCGGCCACGCCGTACCGCTGGGCGCAGTCCCTCGCCTCCCAGCTCTCCTCGGCTCGCCTCCTCACGTACGACGGGGACGGACACACCGCCTACGGGCGCGGCAGCGCCTGCATCGACTCCGCGATCAACACGTACCTGCTCCGCGGCACGCCCCCGACGGACGGAAAGCGCTGCTCAGCGTCCTGA
- a CDS encoding tyrosine-type recombinase/integrase, whose protein sequence is MAGKHGSYSIRQELPPREDGTRRSFSRAGYDSLKAAQADLDHVRALLGLADTDDPEGMELIAAMLEEVGDEKSPLPDVEETRRRLKSGQDLIGRLTVSEWLDRWLDGKRIRKSGLSRYETDIRFHLKPRIGHHRLDRLRVSHLSNMFTAIADANAEILEQNAQRRAAVEELATVPWKGTDNRARRKVMKTAIDAMPPFRRVTGPATRLRIKATLRAALNDAIGQQIVTFNPAAHVELDPVRKPKALVWTDARVAKWEQTGEKPSPVMVWTPEQTGAFLDFVAEDRLYAMWHLIALRGLRRGEACGQPWSETNLDDHSLTVSAQLVQDGWEVETSEPKTDSGFRVVALDDDTVNVLKRHREQQDADREEWGSAWVDTGMVFTQEDGSWLHPGKVTDLFERLVAASGLPPIRLHDLRHGAATLMLAAGIDVKIVSDTLGHSDTRITRDIYQSVLPQVGKNAAEATAKLVPLQRKTEAEEARKAAKQAAKAKAETRAKRKGKRKGKRKKPKK, encoded by the coding sequence GTGGCTGGCAAGCACGGCTCGTACTCCATACGCCAGGAACTCCCGCCCCGCGAAGACGGCACCCGCCGCTCCTTCAGCCGCGCCGGCTACGACTCCCTCAAGGCGGCCCAGGCCGACCTCGACCACGTCCGCGCGCTGCTCGGCCTCGCCGACACCGACGACCCCGAGGGCATGGAACTGATCGCCGCCATGCTGGAGGAGGTCGGCGACGAGAAGTCGCCGCTGCCGGATGTCGAGGAGACCCGGCGGCGTCTGAAGTCCGGCCAGGACCTGATCGGCCGCCTGACCGTCAGTGAGTGGCTCGACCGATGGCTCGACGGCAAGCGCATCCGCAAGTCGGGGCTCAGCCGCTACGAGACCGACATCCGGTTCCATTTGAAGCCTCGCATAGGCCACCACCGTCTCGACCGCCTGCGCGTGAGCCATCTCAGCAACATGTTCACGGCCATCGCCGACGCCAATGCCGAAATCCTGGAGCAGAACGCCCAGCGCCGGGCCGCGGTGGAGGAGTTGGCCACCGTGCCGTGGAAGGGCACGGACAACCGCGCCCGCCGCAAGGTGATGAAGACGGCGATCGACGCCATGCCGCCGTTCCGGCGTGTGACCGGTCCAGCTACGCGGCTGCGTATCAAGGCCACGCTGCGGGCCGCGTTGAACGACGCGATCGGCCAGCAGATCGTCACCTTCAACCCGGCGGCCCACGTCGAACTCGACCCCGTGCGCAAGCCGAAGGCTCTGGTGTGGACGGACGCGCGGGTGGCCAAGTGGGAGCAGACCGGCGAGAAGCCCTCGCCCGTGATGGTCTGGACGCCTGAACAGACCGGCGCGTTCCTCGACTTCGTCGCGGAGGACCGGCTGTACGCGATGTGGCACCTGATCGCCCTCCGCGGCCTGCGGCGGGGCGAGGCATGCGGGCAGCCCTGGTCGGAGACCAACCTCGATGACCACTCCCTGACCGTCTCCGCCCAGCTCGTCCAGGACGGGTGGGAGGTCGAGACCTCCGAGCCCAAGACGGACAGCGGCTTCCGCGTGGTCGCGCTCGACGACGACACCGTCAACGTCCTGAAGCGGCACCGCGAACAGCAGGACGCGGACCGCGAGGAGTGGGGATCAGCCTGGGTGGACACCGGCATGGTCTTCACCCAGGAGGACGGCTCCTGGCTCCACCCCGGGAAGGTGACCGACCTCTTCGAGCGCCTCGTCGCCGCCTCCGGGCTCCCGCCGATCCGGCTGCACGACCTCCGGCACGGGGCGGCCACGCTCATGCTCGCCGCCGGCATCGACGTGAAGATCGTGTCGGACACGCTCGGGCACAGCGACACCCGGATCACGCGGGACATTTACCAGAGCGTCCTTCCGCAGGTCGGCAAGAACGCCGCCGAGGCCACCGCCAAGCTCGTCCCGCTTCAGCGGAAGACCGAGGCGGAGGAGGCCCGCAAGGCCGCCAAGCAGGCGGCCAAGGCGAAAGCCGAGACCAGGGCCAAGAGGAAGGGCAAGCGGAAGGGCAAGCGGAAGAAGCCTAAGAAGTAG
- the tmk gene encoding dTMP kinase — MMRAEQPTAHNPAPDDALAADSRERAVRALLRRPQLKRLWSAQLVGGVGDVLALFVLVLLAFQAAIAEGAFGGGYRGVALTVATVFGTRALATLLFGAVLLGPLTSLTSQDGPLDRRWTMVGADGLRVLLLIVAPLWIDWTPDNALAVLLVTAFVAGVAERFWTVCRESAAPALLPAPPLEGATVRPLPDHMDALRRLALRTGFVAVPLAAAVLVVASLLNNVLGAGLDWFGQHQAALASYVAAGLFAASLSVVTFLDLPKTRTPRARSPLEGLRRPKTGTGVDKGRTGAIPLLVPACGAVAGAVAAAVAVAVLHAKDLGGGPVMYGLFVTALTGGVVVGIRRAPSVLPALSRRRLLALAIAFTGIALLAAGLTPDVTSVVLILGLAGAGAGIAANTGHTLLDQEAEDFRRARTTEHLHAVVRVFVALAVLVAPLVAAVIGPHRLESGKFVFAHGGAAFTLMLVGALLLPVAALVLAKVDDRSGVPLRHDLRDALLKGDDPVQAPAASGFFIALEGGDGAGKSTQVEALAEWIRAKGHEVVVTREPGATPVGKRLRSILLDVSSAGLSHRAEALLYAADRAEHVDTVVRPALERGAVVISDRYIDSSVAYQGAGRDLSPTEIARISRWATDGLVPHLTVLLDVSPETARERFTEAPDRLESEPAEFHERVRAGFLTLAAADAGRYLVVDAGQDPEAVTTVVRARLDVMLPLSEAEVKAQEEARRKAEEEARRKAEEEAARKAEEERLERERQEELARLRAEEEERKRRELEEAQRREAERQAEEARQRAEEARRRAEEEQARLLAEEKARAEAEERRRVEEERRRQQAAEEQRLRAEAEALRLEKQRKAEEALLRAEEARRVAAAAEAERAAAVAAEAERAAAERAEADRKAEAERVAAAAEAARVAAERGAGAGAGAGSGVGASGGAEAGDGAGGGDDAVTVATPFVTPTNASGGPVDETAVLPPVRGDAPGGDSETTAKLPKPSVPGSGAGAGTGAGAGAAAAEDETAVLPQVPSDAADETAVLPPVRDDLAPPGYFRDEWPATGGADGADGADSADGAIGADGTDRTRELPQVDEQGVPRRRPRSDWAEETPLDDLPTLADELLGPHGEDDAEGKRGWGRRRR, encoded by the coding sequence ATGATGCGAGCCGAGCAGCCGACGGCCCACAACCCGGCCCCCGATGACGCCCTGGCAGCCGATTCCAGGGAGCGCGCCGTCCGGGCGCTGCTGCGCCGACCGCAGCTGAAACGGTTGTGGAGCGCCCAGCTCGTGGGCGGCGTGGGCGATGTGCTCGCGCTGTTCGTGCTGGTGCTCCTCGCCTTCCAGGCGGCGATCGCCGAGGGCGCCTTCGGCGGCGGATACCGGGGCGTCGCCCTGACGGTCGCGACCGTCTTCGGCACGCGCGCCCTCGCGACCCTGCTCTTCGGCGCCGTCCTCCTCGGTCCGCTCACCTCGCTGACCTCGCAGGACGGCCCGCTCGACCGCCGCTGGACCATGGTCGGCGCGGACGGCCTGCGGGTCCTGCTGCTGATCGTCGCGCCCCTGTGGATCGACTGGACGCCGGACAACGCGCTCGCGGTGCTGCTGGTCACCGCGTTCGTCGCCGGTGTCGCCGAGCGTTTCTGGACGGTCTGCCGCGAGAGCGCGGCCCCCGCGCTGCTGCCCGCGCCGCCGCTGGAGGGCGCGACCGTACGGCCGCTGCCTGACCACATGGACGCGCTGCGGCGCCTGGCCCTGCGTACCGGATTCGTGGCCGTGCCCCTCGCGGCCGCCGTCCTCGTCGTCGCCTCGCTGCTCAACAACGTGCTGGGCGCGGGCCTCGACTGGTTCGGGCAGCACCAGGCCGCGCTCGCCTCGTACGTCGCCGCCGGGCTCTTCGCCGCCTCGCTGTCCGTCGTGACCTTCCTCGACCTGCCCAAGACGCGCACCCCGCGCGCGCGGTCGCCGCTGGAGGGGCTGCGCCGGCCCAAGACCGGCACCGGTGTGGACAAGGGCCGCACGGGCGCGATCCCGCTGCTGGTGCCGGCCTGCGGAGCCGTCGCGGGCGCCGTCGCCGCCGCGGTCGCCGTCGCCGTGCTGCACGCCAAGGACCTGGGCGGCGGGCCGGTGATGTACGGGCTGTTCGTCACCGCGCTCACGGGAGGCGTGGTCGTCGGGATCCGCCGGGCGCCGTCCGTGCTGCCCGCGCTGTCCCGGCGTCGGCTGCTCGCCCTCGCGATCGCCTTCACCGGGATCGCGCTGCTCGCCGCCGGTCTGACGCCGGACGTCACGAGCGTCGTGCTCATCCTCGGGCTCGCCGGTGCCGGTGCGGGCATCGCCGCCAACACCGGACACACACTGCTCGACCAGGAGGCCGAGGACTTCCGGCGGGCCCGCACCACCGAGCATCTGCACGCCGTCGTACGGGTGTTCGTGGCGCTGGCGGTGCTCGTCGCTCCGCTGGTCGCCGCCGTCATCGGGCCGCACCGGCTGGAGAGCGGCAAGTTCGTCTTCGCGCACGGCGGTGCGGCGTTCACGTTGATGCTGGTGGGGGCGTTGCTGCTGCCGGTCGCCGCGCTGGTGCTCGCCAAGGTCGACGACCGGTCCGGGGTGCCGCTGCGGCATGACCTGCGGGACGCGTTGCTGAAGGGCGACGATCCGGTTCAGGCGCCCGCGGCTTCGGGTTTCTTCATCGCCCTGGAGGGCGGGGACGGCGCCGGGAAGTCCACTCAGGTCGAGGCGCTCGCCGAGTGGATCCGGGCCAAGGGGCACGAGGTCGTGGTCACGCGCGAGCCGGGGGCGACCCCGGTGGGCAAGCGGCTGCGGTCGATCCTGCTGGACGTGTCGAGCGCCGGGCTCTCGCACCGGGCCGAGGCCCTGCTGTACGCGGCGGATCGCGCCGAGCACGTGGACACCGTGGTGCGGCCCGCGCTGGAGCGCGGCGCGGTCGTCATCTCCGACCGGTACATCGACTCGTCCGTGGCCTACCAGGGCGCCGGGCGGGACCTCTCGCCCACGGAGATCGCCCGGATCTCGCGGTGGGCGACCGACGGGCTCGTACCGCATCTGACGGTGCTGCTGGACGTGTCGCCCGAGACCGCGCGCGAGCGGTTCACCGAGGCGCCGGACCGGTTGGAGTCGGAGCCGGCCGAGTTCCACGAGCGGGTGCGGGCCGGGTTCCTGACGCTGGCCGCCGCGGATGCCGGGCGGTACCTCGTCGTGGACGCCGGGCAGGACCCGGAGGCCGTGACGACCGTGGTCCGGGCGCGGCTCGACGTGATGCTGCCGCTGTCCGAGGCCGAGGTGAAGGCGCAGGAGGAGGCCCGGCGCAAGGCCGAGGAGGAAGCCCGTCGCAAGGCCGAGGAAGAGGCCGCGCGCAAGGCCGAGGAGGAGCGGCTGGAGCGCGAGCGCCAGGAGGAGCTCGCGCGGCTGCGGGCCGAGGAGGAGGAGCGCAAGCGGCGCGAGCTGGAGGAGGCTCAGCGGCGCGAGGCGGAGCGGCAGGCGGAGGAGGCCCGGCAGCGGGCCGAGGAAGCGCGCCGTCGAGCCGAGGAGGAGCAGGCACGGCTCCTCGCGGAGGAGAAGGCGCGTGCCGAGGCCGAGGAACGGCGGCGCGTCGAGGAGGAGCGGCGTCGCCAGCAGGCCGCGGAGGAGCAGCGGCTGCGGGCCGAGGCGGAGGCGCTGCGCCTGGAGAAGCAGCGGAAGGCCGAGGAGGCGTTGCTGCGGGCCGAGGAGGCGCGGCGGGTGGCCGCCGCGGCGGAGGCCGAGCGGGCCGCGGCGGTCGCGGCCGAGGCGGAGCGCGCCGCTGCGGAGCGGGCCGAGGCCGACCGGAAGGCCGAGGCGGAGCGGGTCGCGGCTGCGGCGGAGGCTGCGCGGGTTGCGGCTGAGCGGGGGGCCGGGGCTGGGGCTGGGGCCGGGTCTGGGGTTGGTGCTTCGGGCGGGGCTGAGGCTGGTGACGGTGCCGGTGGCGGCGATGATGCGGTGACCGTGGCTACGCCGTTCGTGACGCCGACCAACGCGTCGGGTGGGCCGGTGGACGAGACTGCGGTGTTGCCGCCGGTGCGGGGGGATGCGCCGGGGGGTGACTCCGAGACCACGGCGAAGCTGCCGAAGCCGTCGGTGCCGGGTTCCGGGGCGGGGGCGGGAACCGGGGCCGGGGCGGGGGCTGCGGCTGCCGAGGATGAGACCGCGGTGTTGCCGCAGGTGCCGTCGGATGCCGCCGACGAGACGGCTGTGCTGCCGCCGGTGCGGGACGATCTGGCGCCGCCGGGATACTTCCGGGACGAGTGGCCTGCGACGGGCGGTGCCGATGGGGCCGACGGGGCGGACAGTGCGGACGGGGCCATCGGGGCGGACGGGACCGATCGGACGCGGGAGCTTCCGCAGGTCGACGAGCAAGGTGTGCCGCGGCGGCGGCCTCGGTCGGACTGGGCCGAGGAGACGCCGTTGGACGATCTGCCCACGTTGGCGGACGAGTTGTTGGGTCCGCACGGCGAGGACGATGCCGAGGGGAAGCGGGGCTGGGGGCGGCGCCGCCGCTGA
- the topA gene encoding type I DNA topoisomerase encodes MSPTSETAKGGRRLVIVESPAKAKTIKGYLGPGYIVEASVGHIRDLPNGAAEVPEQYTGEVRRLGVDVEHDFAPIYVVNADKKAQVRKLKDLLKESDELFLATDEDREGEAIAWHLQEVLKPKVPVKRMVFHEITKAAIQAAVANPRELNQRLVDAQETRRILDRLYGYEVSPVLWKKVMPRLSAGRVQSVATRLVVERERERIAFRSAEYWDLTGTFATGRAGDASDPSSLVARLQSVDGRRVAQGRDFDSLGQIKGANVLHLDEANARALAAALENTRFAVRSVESKPYRRSPYAPFRTTTLQQEASRKLGFGAKATMQVAQKLYENGFITYMRTDSTTLSDTAVAAARAQVTQLYGADYLPAQPRTYAGKVKNAQEAHEAIRPSGDRFRTPAETGLTGDQFKLYELIWKRTVASQMKDATGNSVTVKIGGTASDGRDAEFSASGKTITFHGFLKAYVEGADDPNAELDDRERRLPQVNQGDPLSAEEITVDGHATKPPARYTEASLVKELEEREIGRPSTYASIIGTILDRGYVFKKGTALVPSFLSFAVVNLLEKHFGRLVDYDFTAKMEDDLDRIARGEAQAVPWLKRFYFGEGTDVTGTAAAAAGNGDGDHLGGLKELVTDLGAIDAREVSSFPVGNDIVLRVGRYGPYIERGEKDAEGHQRADIPEDLAPDELSVELAEELLAKPSGDFELGADPATGHQIVAKDGRYGPYVTEILPEGTPKTGKNAVKPRTASLFKSMSLDTVTLDDALKLMSLPRIVGADAEGQEITAQNGRYGPYLKKGTDSRSLQTEEQLFTITLEEALAIYAQPKQRGRAAAKPPLKELGEDPVSGKPVVVKDGRFGAYVTDGETNATLRSGDSVEEITPERGFELLAEKRAKGPAKKTAKKAPAKKTATKTAAKKAAPAKKTAAAKKTTASKTAAAKKAAPAKKATAKKATAAGDGA; translated from the coding sequence TTGTCCCCGACCAGCGAGACCGCGAAGGGCGGCCGCCGACTCGTCATCGTCGAGTCGCCTGCCAAGGCGAAGACGATCAAGGGCTATCTCGGCCCCGGCTACATCGTCGAGGCGAGCGTGGGGCACATCCGCGACCTTCCCAACGGCGCCGCGGAGGTGCCCGAGCAGTACACCGGCGAGGTGCGCCGCCTCGGCGTGGACGTCGAGCACGACTTCGCGCCCATCTACGTGGTCAACGCGGACAAGAAGGCCCAGGTCAGGAAGCTCAAGGACCTGCTGAAGGAGTCCGACGAACTCTTCCTCGCCACCGATGAGGACCGCGAGGGCGAGGCCATCGCCTGGCACCTCCAGGAGGTGCTCAAGCCCAAGGTCCCGGTCAAGCGGATGGTCTTCCACGAGATCACCAAGGCCGCGATCCAGGCCGCCGTCGCCAACCCGCGCGAGCTGAACCAGCGCCTCGTCGACGCCCAGGAGACCCGCCGCATCCTCGACCGCCTCTACGGCTACGAGGTCTCGCCGGTCCTGTGGAAGAAGGTCATGCCGCGCCTGTCGGCGGGCCGCGTCCAGTCCGTCGCGACCCGGCTCGTCGTGGAGCGCGAGCGTGAGCGGATCGCCTTCCGCTCCGCCGAGTACTGGGACCTGACCGGCACCTTCGCCACCGGCCGCGCCGGTGACGCCTCCGACCCGTCGTCGCTGGTCGCCCGCCTGCAGTCGGTGGACGGCCGCCGCGTCGCCCAGGGCCGCGACTTCGACTCGCTCGGGCAGATCAAGGGCGCGAACGTCCTCCACCTCGACGAGGCGAACGCCCGCGCACTCGCCGCCGCCCTGGAGAACACCCGCTTCGCGGTCCGGTCCGTCGAGTCCAAGCCGTACCGCCGCTCGCCGTACGCCCCCTTCCGTACGACGACGCTCCAGCAGGAGGCCTCGCGCAAGCTCGGCTTCGGGGCGAAGGCGACGATGCAGGTGGCGCAGAAGCTGTACGAGAACGGCTTCATCACCTATATGCGTACGGACTCCACGACGCTCAGCGACACCGCCGTGGCCGCCGCCCGCGCCCAGGTCACCCAGCTGTACGGCGCCGACTACCTGCCGGCGCAGCCGCGAACGTACGCCGGGAAGGTCAAGAACGCGCAGGAGGCGCACGAGGCGATCCGGCCCTCGGGTGATCGTTTCCGCACGCCCGCCGAGACCGGGCTGACCGGCGACCAGTTCAAGCTGTACGAGCTGATCTGGAAGCGGACCGTCGCCTCCCAGATGAAGGACGCCACGGGCAACAGCGTCACCGTCAAGATCGGCGGCACCGCCTCCGACGGCCGGGACGCCGAGTTCAGCGCCTCCGGCAAGACGATCACCTTCCACGGCTTCCTCAAGGCCTACGTCGAGGGCGCCGACGACCCGAACGCCGAACTCGACGACCGCGAGCGCAGGCTGCCGCAGGTCAACCAGGGCGACCCGCTCTCCGCCGAGGAGATCACGGTCGACGGGCACGCCACCAAGCCCCCCGCCCGCTACACCGAGGCCTCCCTGGTCAAGGAGCTCGAAGAGCGCGAGATCGGTCGCCCGTCGACGTACGCGTCGATCATCGGCACCATCCTCGACCGGGGCTACGTCTTCAAAAAGGGCACGGCGCTCGTGCCGTCCTTCCTGAGCTTCGCCGTGGTCAACCTCCTGGAGAAGCACTTCGGGCGGCTCGTCGACTACGACTTCACCGCCAAGATGGAGGACGACCTCGACCGCATCGCGCGCGGCGAGGCGCAGGCCGTGCCGTGGCTGAAGCGGTTCTACTTCGGCGAGGGCACGGACGTCACCGGCACCGCCGCGGCCGCGGCCGGCAACGGCGACGGGGACCACCTCGGCGGCCTGAAGGAACTCGTCACCGACCTGGGCGCCATCGACGCGCGCGAGGTCTCGTCCTTCCCCGTCGGCAACGACATCGTGCTGCGCGTCGGGCGCTACGGCCCCTACATCGAGCGGGGCGAGAAGGACGCCGAGGGGCACCAGCGCGCCGACATCCCCGAGGATCTGGCACCCGACGAGCTGAGCGTCGAGCTGGCGGAGGAACTGCTCGCCAAGCCGAGCGGCGACTTCGAGCTGGGCGCCGACCCGGCGACCGGTCACCAGATCGTCGCCAAGGACGGGCGCTACGGACCATACGTCACGGAGATCCTTCCCGAGGGCACGCCGAAGACCGGCAAGAACGCGGTCAAGCCGCGCACGGCCTCGCTGTTCAAGTCGATGTCCCTGGACACGGTGACCCTCGACGACGCCCTGAAGCTGATGTCGCTGCCGCGGATCGTCGGCGCCGACGCAGAGGGCCAGGAGATCACAGCGCAGAACGGGCGGTACGGGCCGTATCTGAAGAAGGGCACGGACTCGCGGTCGCTGCAGACCGAGGAGCAGCTCTTCACGATCACCCTCGAAGAGGCGCTGGCGATCTACGCCCAGCCCAAGCAGCGCGGGCGGGCCGCCGCCAAGCCGCCGCTGAAGGAACTGGGCGAGGACCCGGTCAGCGGGAAGCCGGTCGTGGTGAAGGACGGCCGCTTCGGGGCGTACGTCACCGACGGCGAGACCAACGCGACGCTGCGGTCCGGCGACAGCGTGGAGGAGATCACGCCCGAGCGCGGGTTCGAACTGCTGGCGGAGAAGCGGGCGAAGGGTCCCGCCAAGAAGACGGCCAAGAAGGCGCCGGCGAAGAAGACGGCGACCAAGACCGCCGCGAAGAAGGCCGCCCCGGCCAAGAAGACCGCCGCCGCGAAGAAGACGACCGCGTCGAAGACGGCCGCGGCCAAGAAGGCGGCTCCGGCGAAGAAGGCGACCGCGAAGAAGGCGACCGCTGCGGGGGACGGCGCCTAG